The DNA region TCAAGGGTGAGTTTGCCCGACTCAATCTTTGAAAGATCAAGAATATCATTAATGAGATTCATCAACGCCTTGCCGGAATCTCTGAAAATGGAGACATAACTCCTTTGCTCCATGGTCAGGCTGGTATCGGAAAGCATATCGGCCATGCCCAGAATCGAATTCATGGGAGTACGTATTTCATGGCTCATCTGGGCCAGAAACTCACCTTTAGTACGGTTGGCAACTTCCGCCTTAGCCATGGCTTCTTCAAGCTTCTTAAGAGTATCCGCCATATGGGCTGAATTGCGCTCTTCAACCTCTTTAGCCTTGAGCAGCTGAGCCGTGTAGTGCTGCAATTCTTCCTCGTCCCGCTTGCGGTCTGTCACATCACGGACAACACTGAGCAGCACCTCCTGCCCCTGATAAGTGATCCTGCGGGAGCGCACATCCGCGTAGACAACCTCACCAGATTTAGCCAGAGCAGGGCATTCAAACTGCCGGGAATCATCTCCAGCAAAAAGACTGTGCAAAAGACTGCGCAAGCTTTCCCGCTCATAAGGCGGAACAAGCTCAAAGACGGTTTTCTTTAAAAGCTCATTGCGCCCATATCCGAGAAAATCTGCCCCGCCGCCATTAACCTTCAGGAAACGACCATCCATATCGGTTATGCAGACAAGATCATCCACGTTATCAAAAAAGAATTGGTACTGTTCGAGCCCCCGGGTACGGCGCAAGTTTTCAAGCATTGAGGAGAGAGCACTGCTCAATGCGCTGATTTCAGTAATGAGGCTTTCCCGGCCCGGAATATCCTCTTCCATACCTCTGGAAATATCTTCAGCTGAAGCAGTGATGGTACGCAGCGGACGGGTTAATTTACTGCTCAAGTAAAGTGAAACAACAAGACAAAGACCTATGACTCCCCCGAACAGCGGCAAAAGCAGCCAGAATGTACGCTGCACTGATTCATTGAGCCTTGCATCAGAGACGAAATAGGCCAGTCCCGGCACCAGCGAACTGCGATATAAAACACCTTTTACATCAGCACCGATTCCAACTTCGACAAGCTCATCCCCACCCACAGACTCTCTCAGGGACAAAGAAAGAGACTCTCCTGTGACAAGATCGTACGCCTTGCCTTGTTCAAAAAGAACCATCCTGCTTCCGGAGGAATTCTTAAATGCGGAGACCAATTCCGATCTTGAAAAATCAACCAGACAGGCAGCACTGCCGACAACTTCGGACCTACTGCGGATGGGAAGTGAAAAAACTGTTATGAACCCATCCCTGCCAACCCTGCAAAAAGAGCAGCGGAACGGAGAATTCATAAGCGCATTTTGGACATAAGACTCATCGAACGGCCTTGCCGAAGAGCTGAAAATTCTGGGATCACCTTTACGCGTGACAAAAAAATCGATCCCCAGCGGGGCCTGATCATACTCGGACAATTTCTCGGTCAACGGGTAGTCCACCCCCATCATCATAGCGACCCGGATAGAGTTATCCTTACTCAATTCCCCAAGCCGGGCCATTGCACGATGCAAAAAGCTGTATAGCTCAAGGCTGGACTCCTGCCCTTCAGCCCGCACCCGATCATGAAATTCATTTTTAAGGGTACTGAAATAACTGTAAGAAAAGACACCGCCCATGGCGAGAGCGGTAACAATGGCCATCCCGCAAATTGCGGCAGCAACTAGAGTGGAAAGTCTGTAGGAAGATATTTTTTTCATTTCAGCAACATGAACTTCAGCTATTTGTATACGACATCAGCAGCCATCAAAATATCTGCGGGAATTTCCATTCCCAATTCCTTTGCCCGCGTAAGATTAAAAACCAGAGCATACCGCTCAGCATCTTCAACCGGAATATCTCCGGGAGGTGTCCCCTGTAAAATCATAGCGACCATTTTACCGGCCTGCCTGCCCATAGCGATAAAATCAACTCCGGCCCCGCCCAACATTCCCAGACGGGCATAAACATAGTTAATTGAAACTCCCGGTGTGCGGCAATTGGCAACGGTCCATTTTATAATATCTGAGGTGGAATGACTCTGTCCGCTTTTATCTTTGAGCAGTGTTGCCGCCGG from Desulfovibrio sp. JC022 includes:
- a CDS encoding response regulator, which produces MKKISSYRLSTLVAAAICGMAIVTALAMGGVFSYSYFSTLKNEFHDRVRAEGQESSLELYSFLHRAMARLGELSKDNSIRVAMMMGVDYPLTEKLSEYDQAPLGIDFFVTRKGDPRIFSSSARPFDESYVQNALMNSPFRCSFCRVGRDGFITVFSLPIRSRSEVVGSAACLVDFSRSELVSAFKNSSGSRMVLFEQGKAYDLVTGESLSLSLRESVGGDELVEVGIGADVKGVLYRSSLVPGLAYFVSDARLNESVQRTFWLLLPLFGGVIGLCLVVSLYLSSKLTRPLRTITASAEDISRGMEEDIPGRESLITEISALSSALSSMLENLRRTRGLEQYQFFFDNVDDLVCITDMDGRFLKVNGGGADFLGYGRNELLKKTVFELVPPYERESLRSLLHSLFAGDDSRQFECPALAKSGEVVYADVRSRRITYQGQEVLLSVVRDVTDRKRDEEELQHYTAQLLKAKEVEERNSAHMADTLKKLEEAMAKAEVANRTKGEFLAQMSHEIRTPMNSILGMADMLSDTSLTMEQRSYVSIFRDSGKALMNLINDILDLSKIESGKLTLEKTKFNIDELVDEVSGIMSVSAWKKKLVFACHVDPLCPTLFEGDPTRIKQILVNLLSNAIKFTDSGSVVLDISSSAGPEGNVVLNMAVRDSGIGISEEKLKIIFENFVQADSSTTRKYGGTGLGLSITRNLVELMSGQISVRNVSSGGAEFRAEIQLGRVDEMEVDTGRIRSAMQDREILVIDERILVRKYICKCLNEWGAKCLHAGDLNFACVQSESCRSNAELVIVSDRLGEEDGLSEVEAIKARLNNDNPVLCTLSSSPGVSSNRPEVNQIFGVKSSVHWPVTRGGLQKAMLNIYGDSSFGKEAWDESIDLNPLRILVVDDSENNRMLLEFFLKDTPFRLRFATDGDEAVRIYRENNFDLVLMDIQMPVKNGLEATREIRAYEWENGYPATPVVAFTANDREEDRKDCLEAGCNGFLTKPIKKISLIKGILKHSI